One genomic segment of Novosphingobium sp. RL4 includes these proteins:
- a CDS encoding SDR family NAD(P)-dependent oxidoreductase translates to MSAPLSGKVALVTGASRGIGKGIALVLAEQGATVYVTGRTVREGDYYLPGTVGGTAAECDERGRASGGSGVAVACDHGNDAAVAALFEQIEREQGRLDILVNNAFTLSDDLLEPKGFWEKPLSNLEMWDVGVRSNYVAAWHAARIMAPQGSGLIVAISGFAAVTYTYGVIFGTSKSAVDRMARDMAIELEPHGVASLTLWQGLTLTEKARDNLARMGDRMTTSITSMQGSSVEHPGRVVAALAADPQIMKRSGGEFVTAELAQEYGIADVDGSVIASARASRGSPVWKPISEVDYRGK, encoded by the coding sequence ATGAGCGCGCCGCTGTCCGGAAAGGTCGCGCTGGTCACGGGCGCCAGCCGGGGTATCGGCAAGGGCATCGCGCTGGTGCTGGCCGAGCAGGGCGCGACGGTCTACGTCACCGGACGCACCGTGCGCGAGGGGGACTATTACCTGCCCGGCACCGTCGGCGGCACTGCGGCCGAATGTGACGAACGCGGGCGCGCAAGCGGCGGTAGCGGCGTGGCGGTCGCCTGCGACCATGGAAACGATGCGGCAGTGGCGGCCCTCTTCGAACAGATCGAGCGGGAGCAGGGCCGGCTCGACATTCTCGTCAACAACGCCTTCACGCTGTCCGACGATCTGCTGGAGCCCAAGGGTTTCTGGGAAAAGCCGCTTTCCAATCTCGAGATGTGGGATGTCGGCGTGCGTTCCAACTATGTTGCGGCGTGGCATGCGGCGCGGATCATGGCGCCGCAGGGCTCGGGGTTGATCGTGGCGATCTCCGGCTTTGCTGCAGTAACTTATACTTACGGCGTGATCTTCGGTACCTCGAAATCCGCGGTAGACCGCATGGCGCGCGACATGGCGATCGAGCTGGAGCCGCACGGCGTCGCCTCGCTCACCCTTTGGCAGGGGCTGACGCTCACCGAGAAGGCGCGGGACAACCTCGCCAGGATGGGCGACCGGATGACCACCTCTATCACCTCGATGCAGGGCAGTTCGGTGGAACACCCCGGCCGCGTCGTGGCTGCGCTGGCAGCCGATCCGCAGATCATGAAACGATCGGGCGGGGAATTCGTCACAGCCGAACTGGCGCAGGAATACGGGATTGCGGACGTGGACGGCAGCGTGATCGCCTCGGCCCGTGCAAGCCGGGGCTCACCGGTCTGGAAGCCGATTTCGGAGGTCGATTACCGTGGCAAGTGA
- a CDS encoding nuclear transport factor 2 family protein, whose protein sequence is MSPELAAFVDREAIRDCVARLARGEDRRSAELIRGCWWPEARFDYGVHSGDFETYLAWVVPGADAIKDTQHLIGQSFIELDGDRAKAETHVFSYHRVDMGNGDRDTCIGGRYLDSFEKRGGEWRIAGRVMLYDWEQDWGAAADWSRGVMGYPFTAEHFPGRAKGDYSEAWFAGDRG, encoded by the coding sequence ATGAGCCCTGAACTGGCGGCATTCGTCGATCGCGAAGCCATCCGGGATTGTGTCGCGCGGCTGGCGCGGGGCGAGGATCGGCGCAGCGCGGAGCTTATCCGGGGCTGCTGGTGGCCCGAGGCCCGTTTCGACTACGGCGTCCACAGCGGCGATTTCGAAACCTATCTGGCATGGGTCGTTCCGGGCGCGGATGCGATCAAGGACACCCAGCACCTGATCGGCCAATCGTTTATCGAACTGGACGGAGACCGTGCGAAGGCGGAAACGCACGTCTTTTCCTATCACCGCGTCGACATGGGCAATGGCGACCGCGACACCTGCATCGGCGGCCGCTATCTCGACAGTTTCGAGAAGCGCGGGGGAGAGTGGCGCATCGCCGGGCGGGTGATGCTCTACGACTGGGAGCAGGACTGGGGCGCCGCGGCGGACTGGTCCAGGGGTGTCATGGGCTATCCCTTTACCGCTGAGCATTTCCCCGGCCGGGCCAAGGGCGATTACAGCGAGGCATGGTTCGCGGGAGATCGCGGATGA
- a CDS encoding SDR family NAD(P)-dependent oxidoreductase yields the protein MARISDGLVGRVALVTGASRGIGKGIACALAEHGATVYVTGRTVEAGQSALPGTLAETVAEVDARGGKGIAVQMDLADEAQIAAVFERIEREEGRLDLLVNNAMAIPEAMTRRDGFWEKPLAEWEVWDTGLRAAYIAAWHAARIMVPQGSGLIAALSGYVGVTYTYDVVFGTTKTATDRMMRDMGHELRETGVTALSLWQGFTYTERALENLKSVPGMASQLNSAAGSSPEFPGRVIAALAMDPNLHARSGGTFINAELAAEYGVTDRDGRTIPSLRETRGAPLWEAGAITHA from the coding sequence ATGGCACGGATTTCCGACGGGCTGGTCGGCCGGGTCGCGCTCGTCACGGGTGCCAGCCGCGGCATCGGCAAGGGCATCGCCTGTGCCCTGGCCGAACATGGCGCCACGGTTTACGTCACCGGCCGAACGGTGGAGGCGGGGCAGAGCGCCTTGCCGGGAACGCTGGCGGAAACGGTGGCCGAAGTGGACGCGCGCGGCGGCAAGGGCATTGCCGTGCAGATGGACCTTGCGGATGAGGCGCAGATCGCGGCCGTTTTCGAACGGATCGAGCGTGAGGAGGGCCGGCTCGATCTGCTCGTCAACAACGCCATGGCCATTCCCGAGGCGATGACCCGGCGTGACGGTTTCTGGGAAAAGCCGCTGGCGGAATGGGAAGTCTGGGATACCGGGCTGCGCGCCGCCTACATCGCGGCCTGGCACGCCGCGCGGATCATGGTGCCGCAGGGATCGGGCCTGATCGCGGCGCTTTCCGGCTATGTCGGGGTGACGTACACTTACGACGTGGTCTTCGGCACGACCAAGACCGCGACCGACCGGATGATGCGCGACATGGGCCACGAACTGCGCGAAACAGGCGTGACGGCGCTCTCGCTCTGGCAGGGTTTCACGTATACCGAACGCGCGCTGGAGAACCTCAAGTCGGTGCCAGGCATGGCCAGCCAACTCAACAGCGCGGCCGGTTCTTCGCCGGAGTTCCCGGGGCGGGTGATCGCGGCGCTGGCCATGGACCCGAACCTGCACGCGCGCTCCGGCGGGACATTCATCAACGCCGAACTCGCCGCCGAATACGGCGTGACCGACCGGGATGGGCGCACGATCCCGTCCTTGCGCGAAACCCGTGGCGCCCCGCTGTGGGAAGCGGGCGCGATCACGCACGCCTGA
- a CDS encoding amidohydrolase family protein yields the protein MIAFTRTAAAVGALLALSLAAPRTVQPAMAAEPVVPVLYGGATVIDGTGAGARANQDILVQGDRILAIGPHGSLPAEEVAGARKVDLSGRWVIPGLIDTHVHMATPPNPKRAQGQLRRLLYGGVTSVRDMADDLRSVSELARAALVGEIPAPDIYSAAVMAGPPFFGDPRVGAVSMGYTPGTAPWAQSIDARTPIPTAITLARGTGATAIKIYADLPADRIAALTAEAHRQGMKVWAHSAVFPTRPADVIAAGPDVVSHACYLAYQLEPVMLASYEDHTPVHENLLAKKGDDPVIAGLYRDMLARGTLLDATGSLFVRYDRLRREHPETRALRCTGAATARLVRQAWKAGVPISTGTDFEADTASPWPALYDELDFMARDVGMPPLAVIHAATLIGARAAGQEKDTGSIEPGKLANFVVLGADPLKDIANIRSIESTVKRGKAYARADYKPVTTEEMGTDDD from the coding sequence ATGATCGCCTTTACCCGAACGGCCGCTGCGGTCGGCGCGCTGCTTGCGCTTTCCCTTGCCGCCCCGCGCACCGTCCAGCCTGCAATGGCTGCCGAACCGGTCGTCCCCGTGCTTTACGGCGGCGCCACGGTGATCGACGGCACGGGCGCAGGCGCCCGCGCCAATCAGGACATCCTCGTCCAGGGAGACCGCATCCTCGCGATCGGTCCGCACGGTTCACTCCCGGCGGAAGAGGTCGCAGGGGCGCGCAAGGTCGATCTTTCCGGGCGCTGGGTCATTCCCGGCCTGATCGACACGCACGTGCACATGGCGACCCCGCCGAACCCGAAGCGCGCGCAAGGCCAGCTCCGCCGCCTGCTCTATGGCGGCGTGACCTCGGTACGGGACATGGCGGACGACCTGCGCTCGGTCAGCGAACTCGCGCGCGCGGCCCTCGTCGGCGAAATTCCGGCGCCGGACATCTATTCCGCCGCCGTCATGGCCGGGCCGCCGTTCTTCGGCGATCCCCGTGTCGGCGCGGTCAGCATGGGATACACGCCCGGCACCGCGCCCTGGGCACAATCGATCGACGCCAGGACCCCGATCCCCACCGCGATCACCCTGGCGCGCGGCACCGGCGCCACCGCGATCAAGATCTACGCCGACCTTCCCGCCGATCGCATCGCCGCGCTCACCGCCGAGGCACACAGGCAGGGCATGAAGGTCTGGGCGCACAGCGCCGTCTTCCCGACACGCCCGGCCGACGTCATCGCCGCCGGGCCCGACGTGGTCAGCCACGCGTGCTACCTCGCCTATCAACTCGAACCGGTCATGCTCGCCTCCTACGAGGACCATACGCCCGTTCACGAGAACCTGCTGGCGAAGAAGGGCGACGATCCCGTGATCGCCGGGCTCTACCGCGACATGCTGGCGCGCGGCACCCTGCTCGACGCGACCGGGAGCCTGTTCGTGCGCTATGACCGGCTGCGCAGGGAACACCCGGAAACCCGCGCGCTGCGCTGCACCGGCGCAGCCACCGCGCGCCTCGTGCGGCAGGCATGGAAAGCGGGCGTGCCGATATCGACCGGAACCGATTTCGAGGCCGATACCGCCAGCCCATGGCCCGCGCTTTACGACGAGCTGGACTTCATGGCCCGCGATGTCGGGATGCCGCCGCTGGCCGTGATCCATGCAGCAACGCTCATAGGGGCCAGGGCCGCCGGGCAGGAGAAGGACACCGGATCGATCGAGCCGGGCAAGCTTGCCAACTTCGTGGTGCTCGGCGCCGATCCGCTGAAGGATATCGCCAACATTCGCAGCATCGAAAGCACGGTGAAACGCGGCAAGGCCTATGCCCGCGCCGATTACAAGCCCGTGACGACCGAGGAAATGGGAACGGACGATGATTGA
- a CDS encoding TonB-dependent receptor — translation MVRSISARSVSMLALAAAAAGVPGMALAQQQPAAETPTGTEIIVTAQRRAEQSRDVPISVTSLGQEQLATANVNQLSDTARVTPGLRFDSQGPAVQPTIRGVGTAITTSGGGPNVGIYVDGFFQANTYMSDFDLLNVRGIEVLKGPQGTLFGRNTTGGAIIVSTAEPSTETSAQAKVSYGRFNAVKAQAYATFGISDRVALDVEGLYRRGDGYFTDLSNDDDNIGRYENWSIRVGLKADITDDVSLLLRWIHAETDDPTTQLVNAYVDKSGGAGFFDKISSAGQAFYGTSSSKGLPLVYLYAPSSTYATKPGDVLLNTPVSFRTNSDALQATIKADLGVADFTSYTQYRKDLSPYYGDLDATGLPFFNIYVGVNDETWSQEFLFNSKPGSPLQWTAGLNYFQIRDTWDIGASFGGSPYGQFGGSNTNTKSYAAFLDATYAVSDSLFFTLGGRYSHDIVDDGYFVTNATTTSYIGPNGEVVPYSGGAGVRIPVNTLKNDSFTPRVVVRYKPSEESSVYASFTRGYKAGILNVGGYSQQPVKPEKINAFEVGFKYDDRRLQADLAGFYYDYKNLQVSSFQSGAAQIRNAASSEIYGLEAQLRYKVTNDFSLLGGAAWTHARYKSFPNAPYYSYCDPTVADLTNPIACIPTALGGIGPGALTQTTTDASGYKMQRAPEFTGNIGASYGLDLGGGRLMLSGNLYYTSSFYFDPEQQFKQKGYEVLALRAEWTDPSDRYTVAIYGDNVTGRRYRTQVLFNTLGTGSVWNAPVTYGIQFGAKFR, via the coding sequence ATGGTGCGCTCGATTTCCGCGCGATCGGTTTCCATGCTCGCGCTTGCGGCCGCCGCTGCAGGTGTGCCCGGCATGGCTCTGGCCCAGCAGCAGCCCGCCGCCGAAACGCCCACCGGCACCGAGATCATCGTCACCGCGCAGCGCCGCGCCGAACAATCGCGCGATGTGCCGATCAGCGTGACCTCGCTCGGGCAGGAGCAGCTCGCCACCGCCAACGTCAACCAGCTTTCCGATACCGCAAGGGTGACGCCGGGCCTGCGCTTCGACAGTCAGGGCCCCGCCGTCCAGCCGACCATTCGCGGCGTCGGCACCGCCATCACCACCTCCGGCGGCGGCCCCAATGTCGGCATCTATGTCGACGGCTTCTTCCAGGCCAATACCTACATGTCGGACTTCGATCTGCTGAACGTGCGCGGCATCGAAGTGCTGAAGGGGCCGCAGGGCACCCTGTTCGGACGCAACACCACCGGCGGCGCGATCATCGTCTCCACGGCCGAACCCAGCACCGAAACCAGCGCCCAGGCCAAGGTCAGCTATGGCCGCTTCAACGCCGTGAAGGCGCAGGCCTATGCCACCTTCGGCATCAGCGACCGCGTGGCGCTCGACGTGGAGGGTCTCTACCGGCGCGGAGACGGCTACTTCACCGATCTGTCCAACGATGACGACAACATCGGCAGGTATGAAAACTGGTCGATCCGGGTCGGCCTGAAGGCCGATATCACCGACGACGTCTCGCTGCTGCTGCGCTGGATCCATGCGGAGACCGACGATCCCACGACCCAGCTCGTCAATGCCTATGTCGACAAGTCGGGCGGCGCGGGCTTCTTCGACAAGATTTCCTCCGCCGGGCAGGCGTTCTACGGGACTTCGAGCTCGAAGGGCCTGCCGCTGGTCTATCTCTACGCGCCCAGCTCCACTTATGCGACCAAGCCGGGCGATGTCCTGCTGAACACGCCGGTCAGCTTCCGCACCAATTCAGACGCGCTCCAGGCCACGATAAAGGCTGACCTCGGCGTGGCGGACTTCACCTCCTACACCCAGTATCGCAAGGACCTGTCGCCCTATTACGGCGATCTCGACGCCACCGGGCTGCCGTTCTTCAACATCTACGTCGGCGTCAATGACGAGACCTGGAGCCAGGAATTCCTGTTCAATTCCAAGCCGGGGTCGCCGCTTCAGTGGACTGCGGGGCTCAATTACTTCCAGATCCGCGATACCTGGGACATCGGGGCAAGCTTCGGCGGTTCGCCTTACGGCCAGTTCGGCGGTTCGAACACCAATACGAAGTCCTACGCCGCCTTCCTCGATGCCACTTATGCGGTCAGCGACAGCCTCTTCTTCACGCTCGGCGGTCGCTACAGCCACGATATCGTCGATGACGGCTACTTCGTCACCAACGCGACCACCACGTCCTATATCGGCCCCAACGGCGAAGTCGTGCCCTATTCCGGGGGAGCGGGCGTGCGCATCCCGGTCAACACGCTCAAGAACGACAGCTTCACGCCGCGCGTGGTGGTGCGCTACAAGCCGAGCGAGGAATCGAGCGTCTATGCCTCGTTCACGCGCGGCTACAAGGCCGGCATCCTCAACGTGGGCGGCTATTCGCAGCAGCCGGTGAAGCCGGAGAAGATCAACGCCTTCGAAGTGGGCTTCAAGTACGACGACCGCCGCCTCCAGGCCGACCTTGCCGGGTTCTACTACGACTACAAGAACCTCCAGGTTTCCAGCTTCCAGAGCGGCGCGGCGCAGATCCGCAATGCCGCATCCTCGGAAATCTACGGACTCGAAGCCCAGCTCCGCTACAAGGTGACGAACGATTTCAGCCTGCTGGGCGGCGCTGCCTGGACCCATGCGCGCTACAAGTCGTTCCCGAACGCCCCGTACTACAGTTACTGCGACCCGACCGTTGCGGATCTGACGAACCCGATCGCCTGCATTCCCACGGCGTTGGGCGGTATAGGCCCCGGCGCGCTTACCCAGACGACGACCGATGCCTCCGGCTACAAGATGCAGCGCGCGCCCGAATTCACCGGCAATATCGGCGCCAGCTACGGTCTCGATCTCGGCGGCGGCAGGCTCATGCTGTCGGGCAACCTCTACTACACCTCGAGCTTCTACTTCGACCCCGAACAGCAGTTCAAGCAGAAGGGCTACGAAGTGCTCGCCCTGCGCGCGGAATGGACCGATCCCTCCGACCGCTACACCGTGGCGATCTACGGCGATAACGTGACGGGCCGCCGCTATCGCACGCAGGTGCTGTTCAATACGCTTGGCACCGGCTCGGTATGGAATGCGCCGGTGACTTACGGGATACAGTTCGGAGCGAAGTTCCGCTGA
- a CDS encoding dipeptidase: protein MTMAAATFAPGTAMAAAASAKGRIDDWIVINALGGLADPNSESGADVEQFTPRVLAEAAASGLTAVNVTLGYVSGPAEPFEFSVREIAQTDAAIRANSGRLAKILTAADIRKAKADGKVGVIYGFQNGAMMGSDASRVDIFAGLGVRVFQLTYNPANQLGDGSMAPENRGLTPFGREVVERLNAAKVMVDLSHSGERTCLEAARLSRVPISINHTGCRAVTDLPRNKTDAELRLVAEKGGFVGIYFMPFLNASGHATAQDVVRHIDHAVNLCGEDHVGIGTDGTVTQIDDLQHYQSVLAKEIAERRAAGISAAGERPDTYPFITDLRGPDQFRELARLLAAKGYSSTRIEKIMGLNFLRHAQTVWGG, encoded by the coding sequence ATGACCATGGCCGCCGCAACTTTCGCACCGGGCACGGCCATGGCCGCGGCGGCATCCGCAAAGGGCCGGATCGACGACTGGATCGTAATCAATGCGCTGGGCGGCCTCGCCGATCCCAACAGCGAAAGCGGCGCCGATGTGGAGCAGTTCACGCCGCGCGTGCTGGCCGAAGCGGCGGCCTCGGGGCTGACGGCGGTGAACGTCACGCTGGGATATGTCTCCGGGCCTGCCGAGCCTTTCGAGTTCAGCGTGCGCGAAATCGCGCAAACCGATGCCGCGATCCGCGCCAACAGCGGCAGGCTGGCAAAGATCCTGACCGCCGCCGACATCCGCAAGGCCAAGGCGGACGGCAAGGTCGGCGTGATCTACGGCTTCCAGAACGGCGCGATGATGGGCAGCGATGCGAGCCGCGTCGATATCTTTGCGGGCCTTGGGGTGCGCGTGTTCCAGCTTACCTACAATCCGGCGAACCAGCTTGGCGACGGTTCGATGGCACCGGAAAACCGGGGTCTGACGCCGTTCGGCCGTGAGGTGGTGGAGCGGCTCAACGCGGCGAAAGTGATGGTCGATCTCTCGCACAGCGGCGAGCGGACCTGCCTCGAGGCGGCGCGCCTGTCCCGCGTGCCGATATCGATCAACCACACCGGCTGCCGCGCCGTAACCGACCTGCCCCGCAACAAGACGGACGCCGAACTGCGGCTTGTGGCGGAAAAGGGCGGGTTCGTGGGCATCTACTTCATGCCCTTCCTCAACGCTTCGGGCCATGCCACGGCGCAGGACGTGGTGCGCCACATCGATCATGCCGTGAACCTGTGCGGCGAGGATCATGTCGGCATCGGCACGGATGGCACCGTCACCCAGATCGACGACCTCCAGCACTACCAGAGCGTCCTTGCAAAAGAGATCGCCGAACGCCGGGCCGCCGGGATCAGCGCCGCGGGCGAACGGCCGGACACCTACCCCTTCATCACCGACCTGCGCGGCCCCGACCAGTTCCGCGAACTGGCCCGCCTGCTCGCCGCGAAGGGTTATTCGAGCACGCGGATCGAGAAGATCATGGGTCTGAACTTCCTGCGCCACGCGCAGACCGTCTGGGGCGGCTGA
- a CDS encoding nuclear transport factor 2 family protein — MASDRESRLGELLDKQDIMECLARFSRGMDRFDRDIYLSAFHEDAETAAGPFVGSAADCWDWAIPMHEAGQILTHHALLQTTIDLDGDTAHTETYYQFTGRNRDESLWVAGGRYIDRLERRDGQWKIALRTNVIEWGFVPQPMPIPFADVPDIALNGVSSRNAEDPSYQRPLVNRRAPRNPAREQG, encoded by the coding sequence GTGGCAAGTGACCGTGAAAGCCGTCTTGGCGAACTGCTCGACAAGCAGGACATCATGGAGTGCCTCGCGCGGTTTTCGCGCGGGATGGATCGTTTCGATCGGGACATCTATCTGTCGGCCTTCCACGAGGATGCGGAAACGGCGGCGGGGCCGTTCGTCGGCAGTGCGGCGGATTGCTGGGACTGGGCGATCCCGATGCACGAGGCGGGGCAGATCCTGACCCATCACGCCCTGCTCCAGACCACGATCGACCTCGACGGCGATACGGCCCATACCGAAACCTACTACCAGTTCACCGGCCGCAACCGCGATGAAAGCCTGTGGGTTGCCGGCGGGCGCTATATCGACCGGCTCGAAAGGCGGGACGGGCAGTGGAAAATCGCGCTGCGGACCAATGTGATCGAATGGGGCTTCGTGCCGCAACCGATGCCCATTCCCTTCGCCGACGTACCCGATATCGCGCTGAACGGCGTATCGAGCCGGAACGCGGAAGACCCCTCCTATCAGCGGCCGCTGGTCAATCGCCGCGCGCCGCGCAATCCGGCCAGGGAGCAGGGCTGA